One Mustelus asterias chromosome 12, sMusAst1.hap1.1, whole genome shotgun sequence genomic region harbors:
- the c12h17orf67 gene encoding uncharacterized protein C17orf67 homolog isoform X2 has product MGRFVIFCLCLALLILQTDASPILTEKEAKQLLRTKRSDRAPKAGFPDEPMREYLIYLQTLERRSEEQFYEHWLNPHCKPHCNRNWVHPV; this is encoded by the exons ATGGGGAGGTTTGTGATCTTCTGCCTGTGCTTAGCCCTGCTGATACTCCAAACAG acgcatccccaattttaaccgAGAAGGAGGCTAAACAGCTTCTGCGGACCAAGCGGAGTGACAGAGCACCGAAAGCAGGGTTCCCAGATGAACCAATGAGG GAATACCTGATCTACCTTCAGACCCTGGAGAGACGCTCGGAGGAGCAGTTTTATGAGCACTGGCTGAATCCTCACTGTAAACCTCACTGTAACAGGAACTGGGTGCACCCAGTCTAA
- the c12h17orf67 gene encoding uncharacterized protein C17orf67 homolog isoform X1 — MNSFIEHGPHGAQDRAPLRPFTKPSFLFSDASPILTEKEAKQLLRTKRSDRAPKAGFPDEPMREYLIYLQTLERRSEEQFYEHWLNPHCKPHCNRNWVHPV; from the exons ATGAATTCCTTTATTGAGCACGGGCCGCATGGAGCCCAGGACAGAGCTCCACTCAGACCATTCACCAAACCATCGTTTCTTTTCTCAgacgcatccccaattttaaccgAGAAGGAGGCTAAACAGCTTCTGCGGACCAAGCGGAGTGACAGAGCACCGAAAGCAGGGTTCCCAGATGAACCAATGAGG GAATACCTGATCTACCTTCAGACCCTGGAGAGACGCTCGGAGGAGCAGTTTTATGAGCACTGGCTGAATCCTCACTGTAAACCTCACTGTAACAGGAACTGGGTGCACCCAGTCTAA